One Halarcobacter ebronensis genomic window carries:
- a CDS encoding LysE family translocator codes for MSFLTILAFAGAMFLLAVTPGPGVFATVSRALASGFTNAAILVVGIILGDIVYLLMAIFGLKSIAMYMGEFFIFVKYIGGVYLIYLGYKILTSKQSSTNIKAKSELSWKKNFLTGLLITLSNPKVILFYLGFLPTFVNLNSLKVFDILIIVSITIFVIACVLLSYAYSASGAKKLFKSKSAQKKMDIAAGSVMITAGGVLILKA; via the coding sequence ATGAGCTTTTTAACTATATTAGCTTTTGCAGGAGCCATGTTTTTGCTTGCAGTAACACCAGGTCCAGGAGTATTTGCAACAGTCTCAAGAGCGCTTGCCTCAGGATTTACAAATGCAGCAATTTTAGTTGTGGGGATTATTTTAGGAGATATTGTATATCTTCTTATGGCAATTTTTGGTCTAAAATCGATTGCAATGTATATGGGAGAGTTTTTTATTTTTGTTAAATATATAGGTGGGGTCTATCTTATCTATTTGGGGTATAAAATATTAACTTCAAAACAAAGTAGCACAAATATAAAAGCAAAAAGTGAACTCTCATGGAAGAAGAACTTTCTAACAGGTCTTCTAATAACGCTTAGTAACCCAAAAGTTATTCTTTTTTATTTAGGTTTTCTACCAACTTTTGTTAATTTAAATAGTTTAAAAGTATTTGATATATTAATAATTGTATCTATAACTATTTTTGTAATTGCTTGTGTACTTTTAAGTTATGCTTATAGTGCAAGTGGTGCAAAAAAATTATTCAAAAGCAAAAGTGCGCAAAAAAAGATGGATATTGCAGCAGGATCAGTAATGATAACTGCAGGTGGAGTATTGATTTTAAAAGCATGA
- a CDS encoding OmpA family protein, which translates to MGTEKKVIFLVLLLIVVIISCVNIHTPLLLAKHTNGVETTEEITINKEDKSQEAASTEEVIVSQEEPSTATQEVQVEVNEPENKEVQVTQDNPEDTTEKVINEKEPTEDQMEPLIKTDPRYIRENDEKPIEQLSIVTQQIQIDINNFIKDNPIVFKRASYSLNENSMKSIQMIADILKLNPNIKMEVAGHTDAAGKEKDNKEISYERARRVKNALVDLGIDEGRLIVRGYGEEIPLVKNSPNGYSMINRRVEFNIVEE; encoded by the coding sequence ATGGGCACAGAAAAAAAAGTAATATTTTTGGTCTTGTTGTTAATTGTTGTAATAATCTCTTGTGTTAATATTCATACTCCTTTGCTTCTTGCAAAACATACAAATGGAGTTGAAACTACTGAAGAGATAACAATAAACAAAGAAGATAAGAGTCAAGAGGCAGCTTCTACTGAAGAAGTGATAGTAAGCCAAGAGGAGCCTTCAACCGCTACTCAAGAGGTTCAAGTTGAAGTTAATGAACCAGAAAATAAAGAGGTTCAAGTAACACAAGATAATCCAGAAGATACGACAGAAAAAGTTATTAATGAAAAAGAACCAACTGAAGATCAAATGGAACCTTTGATTAAAACTGACCCTAGATATATTAGAGAAAATGATGAAAAACCAATTGAACAACTCTCAATTGTAACGCAACAGATTCAAATTGATATCAACAATTTTATAAAAGATAACCCAATTGTTTTTAAAAGAGCAAGCTATTCATTAAATGAAAATAGTATGAAAAGCATACAAATGATTGCAGATATACTTAAATTAAATCCAAATATTAAAATGGAAGTTGCAGGGCATACAGATGCTGCTGGAAAAGAGAAAGATAATAAAGAGATATCTTATGAAAGAGCAAGAAGGGTTAAAAACGCACTTGTTGATTTAGGTATTGATGAAGGAAGGTTGATTGTAAGAGGTTATGGAGAAGAGATTCCATTAGTTAAAAACAGTCCAAATGGTTACTCTATGATAAATAGAAGAGTAGAATTCAATATAGTTGAGGAATAA
- a CDS encoding low molecular weight protein-tyrosine-phosphatase, with product MEINSILFVCLGNICRSPLAEGIAKEYVKQKGLNIRCDSAGTGSWHIGEKPCDNSIKVAKQNGIDISNQRARQVNQKDFKEFDLIVALDESNITNLKKMGCNSVVKLGNFGFEGQDVPDPYFFNGFEGFDKVFNMIEVCVKNLINSKIN from the coding sequence ATGGAGATAAACTCAATTTTATTTGTCTGCTTGGGTAATATCTGTCGTTCACCTCTTGCTGAAGGTATTGCAAAAGAGTATGTAAAACAAAAAGGTTTAAATATTAGATGTGACAGTGCGGGAACAGGCAGTTGGCATATAGGAGAAAAACCTTGTGACAACTCTATAAAAGTAGCAAAACAAAATGGTATAGATATCTCTAATCAAAGGGCAAGACAAGTTAATCAAAAGGATTTTAAAGAGTTCGATTTGATTGTAGCTTTAGATGAGAGTAATATTACAAATCTAAAAAAAATGGGGTGCAATAGTGTAGTTAAACTTGGAAACTTTGGCTTTGAGGGTCAAGATGTTCCTGACCCATACTTCTTTAACGGTTTTGAAGGTTTTGATAAAGTCTTTAATATGATTGAAGTTTGTGTAAAAAATCTAATAAATAGTAAAATTAATTAA
- a CDS encoding carbon-nitrogen hydrolase family protein: protein MKLITLQIKTTDDFKANYKHLKALIESCENDSFILAPELCLTGFCYDRMDEACDYMQKIKKKIKKLSENKTIAMTFLQKEDIDYYNTLYIFHKGKVVHRQSKHRLFPLGNEPENFAKGKLENMKVIDIDGLKVAALICFEVRFPEYWLKVLGADLILVPAMWGAKRKEHYETMTKALAVANQCYVLASNSANDDMAKGSGVITPWGEEIRDDKKELISYNMYIEEVKKIRKYIDIGLKKKWR, encoded by the coding sequence ATGAAATTAATAACACTACAAATTAAAACAACAGATGATTTTAAAGCAAACTACAAACATTTAAAGGCTCTTATTGAGTCTTGTGAAAATGACTCATTTATTTTGGCTCCTGAGTTATGTTTAACTGGTTTTTGTTATGATAGAATGGATGAAGCTTGTGATTATATGCAAAAGATTAAAAAGAAAATTAAAAAACTCTCTGAAAACAAAACAATTGCTATGACCTTTTTGCAAAAAGAGGATATTGATTACTACAATACTCTATACATTTTCCATAAAGGAAAGGTTGTTCATAGACAATCTAAACATAGATTATTCCCACTAGGAAATGAACCTGAAAATTTTGCAAAAGGTAAACTAGAGAATATGAAGGTTATAGATATTGATGGATTAAAAGTTGCAGCATTAATATGCTTTGAAGTTAGATTTCCTGAATATTGGCTAAAGGTTTTAGGAGCTGATTTAATATTAGTTCCAGCAATGTGGGGTGCAAAAAGGAAAGAGCACTATGAGACAATGACAAAAGCTCTTGCTGTTGCTAATCAATGTTATGTATTAGCTTCAAATAGTGCAAATGATGATATGGCAAAAGGAAGTGGTGTTATTACTCCATGGGGAGAAGAGATAAGAGATGACAAAAAAGAGCTTATCTCTTACAATATGTATATAGAAGAAGTTAAAAAGATTAGAAAATATATAGATATAGGGTTAAAGAAAAAATGGAGATAA